Proteins from one Leptonema illini DSM 21528 genomic window:
- a CDS encoding Fic family protein — protein sequence MSSILHKISPLMPEDRVLDPLHEKAGALIRQATALLSHGAILEPLRPLLRAMNSYYTNRIEGQHARPSDIERALLRQVDSDSEIARRQRLAVSHLEAERKLDDLWMNRPLADLYTVDAVSEIHRSLFDRLPPEDCRSEDGEIMIPGEIRSRPVAVGRHLPPERDIERYLDAWANGYRNLPAGEKSLIGVAASHHRLAYFHPFADGNGRTARLHSHLLLYRMQLTGGLWSVMRGMARRQEEYYRYLNDADLPRRNDLDGRGELSQEGLVQFIDFFLTICTDQVQFMQQMLKLSRLREGIRDLLTFLSLHPFQVGSEKSTIKVEGTEALHYVALTGPLDRGRFIAMTGLGERTGRRFLASLLHYGLLKSESPRSPVYFSIPFPSLRFLFPQLWPEAEADTME from the coding sequence ATGTCGTCCATACTACACAAGATTTCGCCGCTCATGCCCGAGGATCGGGTGCTTGATCCGCTTCATGAGAAGGCAGGAGCCCTGATTCGTCAGGCGACGGCCCTGCTTTCGCACGGGGCGATTCTTGAGCCGCTGCGCCCCCTTCTGCGTGCCATGAACTCTTATTACACGAATCGAATTGAAGGTCAGCACGCGCGACCATCCGACATTGAGCGGGCGCTTCTGCGGCAGGTTGATTCAGATAGCGAAATCGCCCGAAGGCAGCGACTTGCCGTCAGTCATCTGGAGGCGGAACGAAAGCTTGATGATCTCTGGATGAACCGCCCTCTGGCTGACCTCTATACAGTGGATGCAGTGTCAGAGATCCATCGTAGCCTCTTCGATAGACTGCCACCTGAAGATTGCCGAAGCGAAGACGGCGAAATCATGATTCCGGGCGAGATACGCAGCCGGCCTGTTGCTGTCGGCCGACATCTACCTCCCGAGCGTGATATAGAACGTTATCTCGATGCATGGGCAAACGGCTACAGGAATCTGCCGGCCGGCGAGAAATCCCTGATCGGCGTGGCCGCTTCGCATCATCGTCTGGCATATTTTCATCCCTTTGCCGACGGTAACGGACGCACGGCACGACTGCACTCGCATCTGCTTCTTTATCGCATGCAGTTAACCGGAGGCCTCTGGTCGGTCATGCGAGGCATGGCGCGCCGTCAGGAGGAATACTACCGTTACCTGAATGATGCCGATCTGCCGCGCCGCAACGATCTTGATGGTCGCGGCGAGCTTTCACAGGAAGGGCTTGTTCAATTCATCGATTTTTTTCTGACGATATGCACCGATCAGGTTCAGTTCATGCAGCAGATGCTGAAACTGAGTCGCCTGAGAGAGGGGATCAGAGATCTGTTAACCTTTCTATCTCTGCATCCGTTTCAGGTCGGGAGCGAAAAATCTACGATCAAGGTCGAGGGCACGGAGGCGCTTCACTACGTCGCCCTGACCGGTCCTCTTGATCGAGGACGCTTCATCGCCATGACCGGCCTCGGCGAACGAACGGGCCGGCGGTTCCTTGCAAGCCTTCTTCATTACGGATTGCTCAAGTCCGAATCACCGCGCAGCCCTGTCTACTTTTCTATACCATTCCCCTCTCTTCGTTTTCTCTTTCCGCAGCTCTGGCCCGAGGCCGAAGCCGATACGATGGAGTGA
- a CDS encoding HepT-like ribonuclease domain-containing protein translates to MQRDIETVKDMISACTAIQNFVVGISETAFHTDEKTQSAVIYQLMIIGEAAKRLSDEFCWKHAEIPWRDWGAFRNILIHQYHAVEIEQVWYTVSQEIPELKTALSSIYSGQ, encoded by the coding sequence ATGCAGCGTGATATTGAGACAGTTAAGGACATGATCTCGGCATGCACGGCTATTCAGAACTTCGTTGTGGGTATCTCTGAAACGGCTTTCCATACTGACGAAAAAACGCAATCAGCGGTCATCTATCAGTTGATGATTATAGGGGAAGCAGCGAAGCGATTGTCCGATGAATTCTGTTGGAAGCATGCCGAAATTCCATGGAGAGACTGGGGTGCATTTCGGAATATCCTGATCCACCAGTACCACGCTGTGGAGATCGAACAAGTCTGGTATACCGTTTCTCAGGAAATTCCCGAATTAAAAACCGCTTTGAGTAGCATATACTCAGGTCAGTAA
- a CDS encoding nucleotidyltransferase family protein codes for MGLELTAELANICAKWQISQLSVFGSFARGQARADSDIDLLVVFAPSAQIGLLDHVRMQRDFESYFGRPVDIITQSALDRMSNSARKEDIVKHLKIIYAA; via the coding sequence ATGGGCCTTGAACTGACAGCAGAACTGGCAAACATCTGTGCAAAATGGCAAATCAGTCAACTCAGCGTTTTCGGCTCATTCGCCCGAGGGCAAGCACGGGCTGACAGCGATATAGACTTGCTTGTCGTTTTTGCACCTTCTGCGCAAATCGGCCTGCTCGACCATGTTCGCATGCAAAGGGACTTTGAATCGTATTTCGGGCGGCCTGTCGATATTATCACGCAATCGGCACTGGACAGGATGAGCAACTCAGCACGGAAAGAAGACATTGTAAAGCACCTGAAGATCATCTATGCAGCGTGA
- a CDS encoding DUF4303 domain-containing protein, with translation MDLDAEWERIEKAAGFEQGLYDLLCDYIQNFSAGKENEVFYAFALDCNAIYNDIHPCFNTVDGLAHSIEFYKYKTNKEILSLKWNMGDWKYAASGATEWKYSFTSLGKEIESHLDVLSERYTDFLENSDIERDDFEDEWNRRYMMSVARVAMRIEVGDALESLKKTPDFAVFALNDDESFDESINRHLRLRNQWNQGKGLA, from the coding sequence ATGGACTTAGATGCGGAATGGGAGAGAATAGAAAAGGCCGCCGGGTTCGAGCAAGGTTTATACGATTTGCTATGCGATTACATTCAGAATTTCAGTGCCGGAAAGGAAAACGAAGTATTCTATGCATTTGCACTGGATTGTAATGCGATCTACAATGATATACACCCCTGTTTCAATACTGTAGACGGATTGGCGCATTCCATAGAATTCTACAAATATAAAACAAATAAAGAAATCCTATCGTTGAAGTGGAATATGGGAGATTGGAAATACGCCGCATCGGGAGCTACTGAATGGAAATACAGCTTCACGAGCCTGGGGAAGGAGATAGAATCCCATCTGGATGTACTCTCAGAAAGGTATACGGATTTTCTTGAGAACAGCGATATTGAGAGAGACGATTTTGAAGACGAATGGAACAGGCGATATATGATGTCAGTGGCCAGGGTTGCCATGCGCATCGAAGTGGGCGACGCCCTCGAATCATTGAAGAAGACTCCTGATTTTGCCGTATTCGCTCTGAACGATGACGAAAGTTTCGATGAATCGATAAACCGACACTTAAGACTTAGAAATCAATGGAATCAAGGAAAAGGCCTCGCCTGA
- a CDS encoding IS256 family transposase, with protein sequence MKKNERAENSQTQSLAADEFRDYIRTSLDSRVREFALGYVGALILEEIETLCGKTGEHKRGRGFAHRGGSQRGSIVLDGERVAIQKPRARRNGKEVKLERYEILQDRSDLREHVERLMLAGISTRNYEKTLRKTEASLGLSRSAVSREFVKSSRESLNHLNSRRFPDQTFWCIVLDGIVFGGSVVIVALGVDTAGNKHFLGISEGSTENADSALSVLQSIESRDIRFTDRVLVVMDGSKALEKAAREFFGKKAEIQLCYLHKQRNVLAKLPRKYHAEFCKRYKQAFSANSYEDVASEMRSVLSWLESISYSASQSLQEGLEALLTLHRINMPPKLRTSFYTTNLIDSAFSNPRSQLNRVKRSRPQTDQVLRWVGSLLLSQEEQFRKVRSYTHIHEFLNSFLDKKIDERISA encoded by the coding sequence GTGAAGAAGAACGAACGGGCAGAAAACAGTCAAACACAAAGCCTGGCGGCCGATGAGTTTCGGGATTATATTCGAACCAGCCTCGATTCCCGTGTGCGCGAATTTGCACTCGGCTACGTAGGAGCTTTGATTCTCGAAGAAATCGAAACGTTATGCGGCAAGACAGGGGAGCATAAGAGAGGCCGTGGATTTGCTCATCGAGGCGGCAGCCAGCGAGGTTCCATTGTGCTCGATGGAGAAAGGGTGGCCATCCAGAAGCCCAGAGCTCGACGTAACGGCAAGGAGGTGAAGCTGGAGCGATATGAGATCCTTCAGGATCGCTCTGATCTTCGCGAGCATGTTGAGCGCCTGATGCTGGCGGGCATCAGCACCCGGAACTATGAAAAGACGCTGAGAAAGACAGAAGCCTCTCTCGGCCTTTCGCGGAGTGCGGTTTCGCGGGAGTTTGTGAAGTCCAGCCGTGAGTCGCTCAATCATTTGAATTCACGCAGGTTTCCTGATCAGACATTCTGGTGTATTGTTCTTGATGGCATCGTATTCGGCGGCTCTGTCGTAATCGTTGCTCTCGGGGTCGATACGGCCGGAAACAAGCATTTTCTGGGCATTTCTGAGGGGTCTACAGAGAATGCTGATAGCGCACTCAGTGTCCTTCAATCAATCGAGAGCCGTGATATCCGCTTCACAGATCGTGTGCTTGTCGTCATGGATGGATCAAAGGCTCTTGAAAAAGCGGCCAGAGAGTTCTTCGGAAAGAAGGCAGAGATCCAACTCTGCTACCTTCATAAACAGAGAAATGTTCTTGCCAAGCTCCCACGGAAGTATCATGCAGAATTCTGCAAGAGATACAAGCAGGCATTCAGCGCTAACAGTTACGAAGATGTCGCAAGCGAGATGCGGTCCGTTCTATCATGGCTCGAATCCATCAGCTACAGTGCCTCTCAGAGTCTTCAGGAGGGTTTAGAGGCACTGTTAACGCTGCATCGCATCAATATGCCGCCGAAATTGAGAACATCCTTTTACACAACCAATCTGATCGATTCGGCATTCTCGAATCCCAGATCTCAGCTTAACCGGGTTAAACGGTCAAGGCCTCAGACAGACCAGGTGCTCCGATGGGTCGGCAGTCTCCTGCTATCACAGGAGGAACAATTCCGTAAGGTGCGGTCATACACTCATATCCATGAGTTCTTAAACAGCTTCCTGGATAAAAAGATTGACGAGCGGATCTCGGCATAG
- a CDS encoding DUF1778 domain-containing protein, producing MKTVTVRIDDGTYNLLKNAAAGEGRTLSNFIKHAAVHYVASQSTVTGEEMAAILKDESLVRDLRKGLKEAREGAKSPYELGENYLGKYESGMTDRIMSRI from the coding sequence ATGAAAACGGTAACAGTACGCATTGACGACGGCACGTATAATCTCTTGAAAAACGCCGCTGCCGGGGAAGGCCGCACGCTATCGAATTTTATCAAACATGCTGCCGTTCACTATGTCGCCTCGCAATCAACTGTAACAGGCGAAGAAATGGCAGCGATTCTCAAAGATGAGAGTCTTGTCCGTGATTTACGAAAAGGATTGAAAGAGGCCCGAGAAGGCGCAAAATCGCCTTATGAACTCGGCGAAAATTACCTCGGGAAATATGAGTCCGGCATGACCGACAGGATTATGTCCCGAATTTAG
- a CDS encoding lysoplasmalogenase, which yields MTIYGIIIASMIITVTMLHRYEFASNEKGIHFWKPLSSTLMTVLLLASFFRADSFRTDYTLSLLIGILLSFGGDMSLMFMNRSKKAFKIGLVLFLAGHIAYAIAFTWFSGLYSQDWISAAILFVSGIAIYLYLLPGLGDLKVPVLFYVIIISLMVNRAVSVFYGDFFSQTQAYLITGGAVLFYISDVILALGRFRHTWRYGRINLAFYYSGQALIALSAGFFDRV from the coding sequence ATGACTATCTATGGCATCATTATCGCATCAATGATTATTACGGTGACAATGCTGCATCGTTACGAATTCGCCTCCAATGAAAAAGGGATTCATTTCTGGAAACCGCTCTCTTCTACACTCATGACCGTCCTGCTGCTTGCATCATTTTTTCGGGCAGATTCATTCCGAACAGATTACACCCTATCCCTGCTCATCGGTATCCTTCTCAGTTTTGGCGGCGATATGTCGCTCATGTTTATGAACAGATCCAAAAAAGCCTTTAAAATCGGTCTGGTTCTTTTTCTTGCGGGGCACATCGCCTATGCCATTGCATTTACATGGTTCAGCGGTCTTTACAGTCAGGACTGGATCAGTGCAGCAATTCTTTTTGTTTCAGGCATAGCAATATACCTCTACCTTTTACCAGGTCTGGGCGATCTGAAAGTCCCCGTTTTATTCTATGTGATTATTATAAGCCTTATGGTAAACAGAGCGGTTTCCGTTTTTTACGGAGACTTCTTTTCACAGACCCAGGCCTATCTGATCACGGGAGGCGCCGTGCTCTTTTATATTTCAGATGTTATTCTGGCACTTGGAAGATTCCGACACACATGGCGTTACGGCAGAATAAATCTGGCCTTCTATTATTCCGGACAGGCATTGATCGCCCTCAGCGCTGGATTTTTTGACAGAGTGTAG